A single genomic interval of uncultured Desulfobulbus sp. harbors:
- the rimO gene encoding 30S ribosomal protein S12 methylthiotransferase RimO, protein MKKLFMVSLGCPKNLVDSEVMLHALELAGYGLTDSPETAQAILVNTCGFIQPAVEEAIDTILELAAYKEDNPELVLVVTGCMVQRYGEALLEELPEVDLFLGLDEVPNIGGILAKYDGNPCLVAQPGSARFLMDSGHTRRLTTPPFRSYLKITEGCDNRCSYCMIPSIRGSLRSRKSGDIVQEALALQAVGVQELCLIAQDLTAYGDDLADQSNLVRLLEGLLEQTDIPWFRLLYAYPSGITDELLQLMADNPRIVPYLDIPFQHVSDPVLKRMNRHYGYALLDGLISRIRQALPECAVRTTLMVGFPGETVGDVALMVAALERWQLDHVGVFQYQDEDGSAAALFPDKVDDEEKAVRYQQVMTAQAERSKQRLQRFVGRIEPVLVEGVSEESDLLLEGRTRFQAPEIDGCVYITSGHVNPGDIVAVHITEAHIYDLVGEVVEQEGLY, encoded by the coding sequence ATGAAAAAATTATTTATGGTCAGCCTCGGCTGTCCGAAGAACCTGGTCGATAGCGAAGTGATGCTGCATGCGCTTGAGCTTGCCGGATATGGCCTCACCGATTCCCCGGAGACGGCGCAGGCTATCCTGGTGAATACCTGCGGGTTCATTCAGCCGGCAGTGGAGGAGGCCATCGATACAATCCTTGAACTCGCGGCCTACAAGGAGGACAATCCAGAGCTGGTGCTGGTGGTGACCGGTTGTATGGTGCAGCGCTATGGCGAGGCCTTGTTGGAAGAACTTCCTGAGGTCGACCTTTTTCTAGGTTTGGACGAAGTGCCCAATATTGGGGGTATCCTCGCGAAGTACGATGGAAATCCTTGTCTGGTGGCGCAACCGGGATCAGCTCGTTTTCTCATGGACAGCGGCCACACACGGCGGTTGACCACGCCGCCCTTTCGTTCTTACCTGAAAATTACCGAGGGGTGTGACAACCGCTGCAGCTACTGTATGATTCCCTCGATTCGGGGGAGTCTGCGCAGCCGCAAGAGTGGTGATATAGTGCAGGAGGCCTTGGCCCTCCAGGCCGTCGGTGTGCAGGAGCTTTGCCTCATTGCCCAGGACCTGACCGCCTACGGCGACGATCTTGCCGATCAATCCAACCTGGTCCGGCTGCTTGAAGGACTGCTGGAGCAGACCGATATCCCCTGGTTTCGACTGCTCTACGCCTATCCCTCCGGCATTACCGATGAATTGCTGCAGCTGATGGCCGACAATCCCCGGATCGTCCCCTATCTGGACATCCCCTTTCAGCACGTCAGCGACCCGGTACTCAAGCGGATGAACCGCCACTACGGCTATGCACTCCTCGACGGCCTGATCAGCCGTATCCGTCAAGCCCTTCCCGAATGCGCAGTGCGGACCACCCTTATGGTCGGATTTCCCGGAGAAACCGTCGGTGACGTGGCCTTGATGGTTGCCGCCCTTGAACGGTGGCAACTCGATCATGTCGGGGTTTTTCAATACCAGGACGAAGACGGCAGTGCAGCCGCTCTGTTTCCGGACAAGGTCGACGACGAGGAAAAAGCAGTCCGATACCAACAGGTGATGACTGCCCAGGCGGAGAGAAGCAAACAGCGGTTGCAGCGTTTTGTCGGCAGGATCGAGCCTGTGTTGGTGGAAGGGGTGAGTGAGGAGAGTGACCTGCTCCTCGAAGGGAGAACCCGTTTTCAGGCGCCGGAAATAGACGGCTGCGTCTATATCACATCAGGACACGTCAACCCCGGTGATATTGTAGCGGTACACATCACCGAGGCGCATATTTACGATCTCGTTGGCGAGGTCGTCGAACAGGAGGGGCTTTACTGA
- a CDS encoding HU family DNA-binding protein codes for MNKSELIEALAEAMNIPIREAASITNTIIETMSDALARGESIEIRGFGSFVVKEYTSYTGRNPKTGEKIQVRPKKLPFFKVGKDLREQVNKNSGQ; via the coding sequence ATGAACAAATCCGAATTGATTGAAGCCCTGGCCGAAGCGATGAACATTCCAATTCGCGAGGCCGCCTCGATAACCAACACCATTATCGAGACCATGAGCGATGCTCTTGCGAGAGGGGAATCGATAGAAATTCGCGGATTTGGCAGCTTTGTCGTCAAGGAGTACACCTCCTACACTGGCCGCAATCCCAAAACCGGCGAAAAAATCCAGGTCAGGCCGAAAAAGCTGCCCTTCTTCAAGGTGGGCAAGGATCTTCGAGAACAGGTCAACAAAAACAGCGGTCAGTAA